One Echinicola strongylocentroti DNA window includes the following coding sequences:
- a CDS encoding phosphatidate cytidylyltransferase: protein MRYRFNISNYSELGQRIITALLGAVVIVLGCVYSEWAYFAIFGTILVLAQLEFYKLCGLDGMLPLKSFGTFLGLMIFVMTFFVEMEHLDVKYYFLIFPMISLIFFIKLYRKSDKKPFTGIAFTFLGIFYVAVPFSLLNLAAFAVDKTFHYEVIVGSLFILWASDSGAYFAGTKFGKTKLFERVSPKKSWEGSLGGAAAAIATAYLLSINFGVIPQWKWFCISGIIIIAGTYGDLIESLFKRSIAIKDSGKGLPGHGGFMDRFDGLLVSAPFIAAFLKIF from the coding sequence ATGAGATATCGTTTTAATATTTCCAATTATAGTGAGTTGGGTCAGCGTATTATCACAGCACTTCTTGGAGCAGTGGTCATTGTATTAGGCTGTGTGTACAGTGAATGGGCATATTTTGCCATTTTTGGGACGATTTTGGTTTTAGCGCAACTTGAGTTTTACAAATTGTGTGGGCTGGATGGGATGCTTCCTCTAAAGTCATTTGGGACCTTTTTGGGCCTTATGATCTTTGTCATGACCTTTTTTGTGGAGATGGAGCACCTAGATGTTAAGTATTATTTTCTTATCTTTCCTATGATATCCCTGATATTCTTTATCAAGCTGTATCGTAAGTCGGATAAAAAACCCTTTACAGGAATTGCCTTTACATTTCTAGGGATATTTTATGTGGCAGTACCTTTTTCATTGTTGAACCTAGCGGCGTTTGCAGTGGACAAGACGTTCCATTATGAAGTGATCGTAGGATCACTTTTTATCCTATGGGCCAGTGATAGTGGTGCGTATTTTGCAGGAACAAAATTCGGCAAAACGAAGTTGTTTGAGAGAGTGTCTCCCAAAAAGTCCTGGGAAGGTAGTTTGGGAGGAGCAGCAGCTGCGATTGCCACCGCTTACTTACTTAGTATAAACTTTGGGGTAATTCCTCAGTGGAAGTGGTTCTGCATAAGTGGTATTATCATTATAGCAGGTACGTACGGTGATCTGATCGAGTCGTTATTTAAGCGGAGTATTGCGATCAAGGATTCAGGAAAAGGGCTTCCAGGACATGGGGGATTTATGGATCGTTTTGACGGATTGTTAGTTTCGGCTCCATTTATTGCGGCATTTTTGAAAATATTTTAA
- a CDS encoding zinc metallopeptidase: MLLILIVVVFGILGFVISKKLKSKFKKYSQTALEANLSGKEIAELMLADHGIQNVAVNCVEGKLTDHYNPQNKSVNLSPDVYYGRNAAATAVSAHECGHAVQHAQSYAWLGLRSAMVPIQNVSGKILNFVLIASLFGGLALFNLPWEMVGVIVVGSYGVITLFTFVTLPVEFDASRRALAWVKERNIVTPSEYEMSKDSLKWAAMTYVVAAMASLATLAYYAMIFFGGRD; this comes from the coding sequence ATGTTACTGATTCTAATTGTAGTTGTATTTGGAATTTTGGGTTTTGTGATCAGTAAAAAACTGAAAAGCAAATTCAAAAAGTATTCCCAGACGGCCTTAGAGGCCAATCTTTCAGGGAAGGAAATAGCGGAGTTAATGCTGGCTGACCATGGCATTCAAAATGTGGCGGTGAACTGTGTCGAAGGAAAACTGACCGATCACTATAATCCACAGAACAAATCCGTGAACCTCAGTCCAGATGTTTATTACGGCAGAAATGCTGCAGCCACTGCTGTATCGGCCCACGAATGTGGCCACGCCGTGCAGCATGCCCAGTCGTATGCTTGGTTGGGACTTCGTTCTGCGATGGTGCCCATTCAGAATGTCAGTGGCAAAATCCTGAATTTTGTACTGATTGCATCCTTGTTTGGAGGTTTGGCACTGTTTAACCTTCCGTGGGAAATGGTAGGTGTGATCGTGGTAGGCTCTTACGGTGTGATCACCTTGTTTACCTTTGTGACCTTGCCCGTGGAGTTTGATGCCAGTAGAAGGGCATTGGCTTGGGTAAAAGAAAGGAATATCGTCACACCTTCTGAGTACGAGATGTCCAAGGATTCCCTAAAGTGGGCTGCCATGACCTATGTGGTAGCTGCGATGGCTTCTTTAGCGACATTGGCTTATTATGCCATGATCTTTTTTGGCGGAAGAGATTAA
- a CDS encoding CPBP family intramembrane glutamic endopeptidase, with product MEIYKTQSQIAAKHNWLLSLVVLVLITFGVLALTQGIALVIIPFLFNIPFEDILPLFAGELDYSNGRMAVLFLQGLGGGLAFFLAGWIFSYVVEKASLEWEQQFARVKFSYLLLLVPLLFGFMLFDAKVIEWNMNVEFPAFMSGFEEFARQMEDQAMQMTKFLTDFQSFGEFLAGVLVIGVLAGIGEEYFFRGVLQPKLHRYFGNAHVGVWLAAFVFSAIHFQFYGFFPRLLLGALFGYLYLYSGSLVYPIVGHVLNNTFTIVMVYLSKLGMVDFNIEDPEGVDWYTVVIGALVFVVCMRLFIQQNRNNSTHGEMAEGI from the coding sequence ATGGAGATTTATAAAACCCAAAGCCAAATAGCTGCAAAACACAACTGGTTATTGTCCTTAGTTGTGCTGGTTTTGATCACTTTTGGCGTACTTGCACTTACTCAAGGGATTGCATTGGTTATTATCCCTTTCCTGTTTAATATTCCTTTTGAAGACATCCTCCCACTGTTTGCTGGAGAGTTGGACTATTCCAATGGTCGTATGGCCGTGTTGTTTCTCCAAGGGCTGGGTGGAGGCCTGGCTTTTTTTCTCGCAGGCTGGATTTTTTCCTATGTGGTAGAAAAAGCCAGCCTTGAATGGGAACAACAGTTTGCCCGAGTAAAGTTCAGTTACCTCTTATTATTGGTCCCACTGTTATTTGGCTTTATGTTGTTTGATGCCAAGGTGATCGAGTGGAACATGAATGTGGAGTTTCCTGCATTTATGAGTGGTTTTGAGGAGTTTGCCCGGCAGATGGAAGACCAAGCCATGCAGATGACCAAGTTTCTGACAGATTTCCAGAGTTTCGGAGAGTTTTTGGCGGGGGTATTGGTGATCGGGGTTTTGGCAGGCATTGGCGAGGAGTACTTTTTCAGAGGTGTGCTGCAACCCAAGCTTCATCGCTACTTTGGAAATGCCCATGTAGGGGTGTGGCTTGCAGCATTTGTTTTTTCTGCAATCCATTTTCAGTTTTACGGTTTTTTCCCCAGGCTGTTACTAGGCGCACTTTTTGGTTACCTGTACTTATATTCTGGCAGCTTGGTATATCCGATCGTCGGTCATGTACTTAACAATACCTTTACCATCGTTATGGTATACCTCAGTAAATTGGGGATGGTGGACTTTAATATTGAAGACCCCGAAGGCGTAGATTGGTACACTGTGGTGATCGGCGCGTTGGTATTCGTAGTATGCATGCGTCTCTTTATTCAACAAAATAGGAACAATTCTACCCATGGAGAAATGGCAGAAGGTATTTGA
- a CDS encoding putative signal transducing protein, whose amino-acid sequence MEKWQKVFESEWAVRAEIVKGVLTAHNITAIVLNKKESVYQIHGSYQVMVAAEKAFEAANLIKNEISF is encoded by the coding sequence ATGGAGAAATGGCAGAAGGTATTTGAATCGGAATGGGCAGTTCGAGCGGAAATCGTAAAAGGGGTACTTACTGCGCACAACATTACCGCTATTGTGCTCAATAAAAAAGAGTCTGTATACCAAATTCATGGTAGTTACCAAGTGATGGTGGCTGCTGAAAAGGCCTTTGAGGCGGCAAATTTGATTAAAAATGAGATATCGTTTTAA
- the dusB gene encoding tRNA dihydrouridine synthase DusB, translating to MVKIGNLALGEFPLLLAPMEDVSDPPFRAVCKENGADLMYTEFISSEGLIRDAAKSVQKLDIFEYERPIGIQIFGNEIDSMREAAAIAEQAGPDILDINYGCPVNKVACKGAGAGILLDIDKMVSMTAEIVKAVNIPVTVKTRLGWDNNTIRIVEVVERLQDVGIQAISVHARTRKQMYKGEADWTYLAKIKENQRIHIPLFGNGDIDSPERALEYRNRFGVDGMMIGRAAIGYPWIFNEIKHYFETGEKLAAPGLEERISIAKKHLDFSVKWKGEKLGILEMRRHYTNYFRGMPNFKPYRTQMVTADTYAEVSSLLDQVAVDFADYQFVSQG from the coding sequence GTGGTAAAAATAGGAAACTTAGCTTTAGGGGAATTTCCCTTACTACTGGCACCCATGGAAGATGTCAGTGATCCGCCTTTCAGGGCGGTATGTAAGGAGAATGGAGCGGACTTGATGTACACTGAATTCATCAGCTCAGAAGGACTGATCAGAGATGCAGCCAAGAGTGTCCAAAAACTGGATATTTTTGAATACGAGCGACCTATCGGCATTCAGATTTTTGGCAATGAAATCGACTCCATGAGAGAGGCGGCGGCTATTGCTGAACAAGCTGGCCCAGATATCTTGGACATCAACTACGGCTGCCCTGTCAATAAAGTCGCCTGCAAAGGTGCCGGCGCGGGTATTCTACTCGACATCGATAAAATGGTGAGCATGACTGCAGAGATCGTCAAAGCCGTCAATATCCCTGTCACCGTAAAGACCCGGCTCGGCTGGGACAATAACACCATCCGGATCGTAGAAGTCGTGGAAAGGCTTCAGGATGTAGGCATCCAGGCCATCAGCGTGCACGCCCGTACCAGAAAGCAAATGTACAAAGGTGAAGCCGACTGGACATACCTGGCCAAGATCAAGGAAAACCAACGCATCCACATTCCGTTGTTTGGCAATGGCGACATCGACAGCCCGGAAAGGGCGCTGGAATACCGAAATCGCTTTGGCGTGGACGGCATGATGATCGGTCGCGCGGCAATCGGCTATCCGTGGATTTTCAATGAAATCAAGCATTATTTCGAAACCGGAGAAAAACTTGCTGCACCAGGCTTGGAAGAGCGCATCAGCATTGCTAAAAAACACCTGGACTTTTCTGTCAAGTGGAAAGGTGAAAAACTCGGCATCTTGGAAATGAGAAGACACTATACAAATTACTTCCGTGGCATGCCCAACTTCAAACCCTACCGCACCCAGATGGTCACGGCGGACACCTATGCTGAAGTATCATCACTCCTGGATCAAGTTGCCGTGGACTTTGCCGACTACCAGTTTGTCAGTCAAGGCTAA